In Jaculus jaculus isolate mJacJac1 chromosome 4, mJacJac1.mat.Y.cur, whole genome shotgun sequence, a single genomic region encodes these proteins:
- the LOC123460056 gene encoding LOW QUALITY PROTEIN: uncharacterized protein LOC123460056 (The sequence of the model RefSeq protein was modified relative to this genomic sequence to represent the inferred CDS: inserted 2 bases in 1 codon) has protein sequence LGPRTHPVVISPVPECIIGIDILSSWQNPHIGSLTCGVRAIMVGKAKWKPLRLPPPGKIVNQKQYRIPGGISEINATIKDLKEAGVVVPTTSPFNSPIWPVQKTDGSWRMTVDYRKLNQVVTPIAAAVPEVVSLLEQINTSPGTWYAAIDLANAFFSIPVHKDHQKQFAFSWQGQQYTFTVLPQGYINSPALCHSLVRRNLDRLSLPQGVTLVHYIDDIMLIGSNEQEVATTLELLVQHMRIRGWEINPSKIQGPSTSVKFLEVQWCGACRDIPSKVKDKLLHLAPPTTKKEAQRLVGLFGFWRQHIPHLDVLLRPIYQVTQKAASFHWGLEXKVQAAVQAALPLGPYDTEDLMVLEVSVADRDAVWSLWQAPIDESQWRPLGFWSKALPSSADNYSPFERQLLACYWALVETECLTMGHQVTMRPELPIMSWVLSDPPGHKVGRAQQQSIIKWKWYICDRARAGPEGTSKLHEEVAQMPMVTTPVAMPSVPKHAPMASWGVPYDQLTEEERSRAWFTDGSARYVGTAQKWTAAALQPLSGTTLKDCGEGKSSQWAELRAVHMVVHFAWKKKWPDVPLYTDSWAVANGLAGWSGTWKEHNWKIGEKDIWGRCIWIDLSEWAKDIRILVCHVSAHQKVTSLEDDFNNQVDKLTHSVDSGQPPSSATPVIAQWAHEQSGHGGRDAGYAWAQQHGLPLTKADLATATAECQICQQQRSTLSPRYGSIPWGDQPATWWQVDYIGPLPSWKGQHFVLTGIDTYSGYAFAFPARSASAKTTIRGLTECLIHRHGIPHSIASDQGTHFTAKEVRQWAHDHGIHWSYHVPHHPEAAGLIEWWNGLLKKQLQCQLGGNSLEGWGSVLQQAVYALNQCPIYGTVSPIARIHGSRNQGVEMGMVPLAITPSDPLARFLLPVPTTLRSAGLQVLVPEGGVLLPGDTKNILLNWKLRLPPGHFGLLMPLSEQAEKGVTVIAGVIDPDYQGEIGLLLHNGSKEEYAWSAGDPLGHLLVLPCPVVKINGRLQQPNRSSVINGPDPSGMKVWVTSPGKEPRPAEVLAEGGGNTEWVVEEGSYKYQLRPRDQLQKQGL, from the exons ctgggtccccgaacgcatcctgtggttatttccccagtcccagaatgcataattgggatagatatacttagcagttggcagaacccccacattggttccctgacttgtggagtaagggctattatggttggaaaggccaaatggaagccattgaggctcccaccaccagggaaaatagtgaatcaaaaacaatatcgcatccctggagggatttcagaaattaatgccactataaaggacttgaaggaggcaggggtggtggttcccaccacatctccctttaactctcctatttggcctgttcagaagacagatggatcctggagaatgacagtggattatcggaaacttaatcaggtggtgactccaattgcagctgctgtaccagaggtggtttctttacttgagcagattaacacgtctcctggtacctggtatgcagctattgatcttgcaaatgctttcttctccatacctgtccataaggaccaccagaagcaatttgccttcagctggcaaggtcagcagtacacatttactgttttacctcaaggttatattaactctccagccctgtgtcatagcttagttcgcaggaaccttgatcgcctgtcccttccacagggtgtcacgttggtccattatattgatgacataatgctaattggatcaaatgagcaggaggtggcaaccactctggagttgctggtacagcatatgcgcatcaggggatgggaaataaatccatccaaaattcaaggaccttccacctcagtgaaatttctagaagttcagtggtgtggggcatgcagggatattccttctaaggtgaaggacaagttgttgcatttggcccctcctaccactaagaaagaagcacaacgtctagtgggcctatttggattttggagacagcacattcctcacttggatgtcttactccgtcccatataccaagtgactcagaaagctgctagttttcattggggcctAGA Taaggtgcaggctgctgtgcaggctgctctaccccttgggccatatgatacagaagatctgatggtacttgaggtttcagtggcagacagggacgctgtttggagcctttggcaggcccccatagatgaatcacagtggaggcccttgggattttggagcaaggccctgccatcatctgcagacaattattctccctttgagagacagctcttggcctgctattgggccttagtggaaactgaatgtttgacaatgggccatcaagttactatgcgacccgagctgcccattatgagctgggtgttgtctgacccaccaggccataaagttggacgtgcacagcagcagtccatcatcaagtggaagtggtatatatgtgatcgggctcgagcaggccctgaaggtacgagtaagttacatgaggaagttgcccaaatgcctatggttactactcctgttgcaatgccttctgtccccaagcatgcacctatggcatcatggggcgtgccctatgatcaactgactgaggaggaaagatctagggcatggtttacagatggttcagcacgttatgtcggcactgcccagaagtggacagctgcagcattacagcccctttctgggacaactctgaaggactgtggtgaagggaagtcttcacaatgggcagaacttcgggcagtgcatatggttgtgcattttgcttggaagaaaaaatggccagatgtgccgttatacactgactcatgggctgtggccaatggtttggctggatggtctgggacttggaaggagcacaattggaaaattggtgaaaaggacatttggggaaggtgtatatggatagacctctctgaatgggcaaaggatataaggatacttgtgtgccatgtcagtgctcatcagaaggtgacctcgctggaggatgactttaataatcaagtagacaagctgacccattctgtggatagtggtcaacctccttcctcagccacccctgtcattgcccaatgggcccatgaacaaagtggccatggtggcagagatgcaggctatgcatgggcccaacaacatggacttccactaactaaggctgacctggctacggctactgctgagtgccaaatttgccaacagcagaggtcgactctgagcccccgatatggtagtattccttggggtgaccagccagcaacctggtggcaggttgactacattggacctcttccatcatggaaagggcagcattttgtccttactggaatagacacttattctgggtatgcatttgcctttcctgcacgtagcgcttctgccaaaactaccatccgtgggcttacagaatgccttatccaccgtcatggcattccacacagcattgcttctgaccaaggaactcacttcactgccaaggaagtacggcagtgggctcatgatcatggaattcactggtcttaccatgtgccccaccatcctgaagcagctggcttgatagaatggtggaatggccttttgaagaaacagctacagtgccaactaggtggcaacagcttggagggctgggggagtgtcctccagcaggctgtatatgctctgaatcagtgtcctatatatggtactgtttctcctatagcccggattcatgggtccaggaatcaaggggtggaaatgggaatggtcccacttgccatcaccccaagtgacccgttagctagatttttgcttcctgttcccacaaccttacgctctgctggactacaagtcttagtcccagaggggggagtgcttttgccaggagacacaaagaacattctattgaactggaagctaagacttccccctggtcactttgggctcctaatgcccttgagtgaacaggctgagaaaggagttacagtgattgcaggggtgattgatccagattaccagggggaaattgggctgctcctccacaatggcagtaaggaagagtatgcctggagtgcaggagatcctttagggcatctgttagtgttaccatgtcctgttgtcaaaatcaatggacgactgcaacaacccaatagaagtagtgtgataaatggcccggatccttcaggaatgaaggtatgggttacctctccaggtaaagaaccaagacctgccgaggtgcttgctgaaggtggagggaatacagaatgggtggtagaagaaggcagttacaaatatcagctaaggccacgtgatcagttacagaaacaaggactgtga